The genomic window GTTTTTTAGGTTTCTCACCTAATGAGAAAAGGAGAAACGACCAGGTTTATTTCGATCTGCAAGAGGGCGAGTTTACTTCCAGACTGCCAATCCACTCCAATTATCTCCTATTGGAAGATGCCACCGGGTTTATTTTACTTTTTAATACGCCGCTCGAAAAAATTTCTGAAATAAAAATGAGCAATGCACAGCGACGGTTTCTGTTAGATAAGATATTGGTTTTCTATACCTTACATACAGCGTCGTTCGGGGTGGTACAATCACATAAAATCCTAGAAACTTTGTTAAGTTGAAAAAAAAGAAAAAAAGATTTGCAGAACAGTTTTATAGCGCTATATTTGCATTCCCAAACGGAGGATGGGACATTAAGTTTGACAAAATTATAAAAGGGAAATTAGCTCAGCTGGTTCAGAGCACCTCGTTTACACCGAGGGGGTCGGGGGTTCGAACCCCTCATTTCCCACCAAGCCTTTCAGTATAACTGGAAGGCTTTTTTATAAAAATTTGAAATACACCCAACAGGGAAATTAGCTCAGCTGGTTCAGAGCACCTCGTTTACACCGAGGGGGTCGGGGGTTCGAACCCCTCATTTCCCACTCAAGTCTTTCAGTTTTACTGAAGGACTTTTTTGTTTGATATTTATTGAAGCTGGCTCAGCTGGTTCAGAGCACCTCGTTTACACCGAGGGGTCGTCCCGATTGGGATCGGGATCATTTCCCACTCAAGTCTTTCAGTAAAACTGAAGGACTTTTTTGTTTGCGAAAATTATATTCATCATTTCGAGCGGAGTGCAACGCAGTCGAGAAATCTTTCTAGATAGATCTCTCCATTCCGCTGCGCTTCAGTCGAGATGACGATTTTTCTATTAAATCCTGTCATTCTGATCAGATAGCTACCCAATCAGAAGACAAAATGGATTAAATACATTATTTAGGCTCCCACAACTCAATCTTGTTACCCTCTCCATCCATAATATGGATAAATTTCCCATAATCGTAAGTTGCAATCTCATCGATTATGGTTACGCCGTTTTCTTTAAGTTTCTCAATAAGGCCCTCAATATTCTGTACACGGTAATTAATCATGAAATCTTTTTTGGACGGCGAAAAATATTCATCCCCTTTTTTGAACGGACTCCATTGAAGTGATTCGATCTCATCAGGATTGTTGAGGTTTCTGGATTCAAAACTCGAGGTACCCCAGGCGCTCATTTCAAATCCTAAATTTTTAGCATACCAATCTTTCGTTTCCTGCGGATTACCTGAAAAAAAGAAAATGCCGCCAATTCCGGTCACTTTTGGTGTGGTATCTAAAGGTGAAGTTAAGTTATCTTTTTGTTCTTCCATATTATTTTTCTAGTTGGCTGAGTGTAAGTGTTGTTACAATCAATGTCGTTTTTATTAATTTCTTACTGGTTTAATATAGCAGAAAATCACTTCTTCTAAAATATGTTTTTTCTCCACAGAAATGAGTTTAGATAGAATGTAATTTATGTTTTATTTATTTACCTTATTCGATTATATATCCGAAATTGCCTGTCGATAAACAATAGCAAATGTTTGGTAAAATTATCAGGTTCATTTTCTTTGGAAACTACTTCGTGGGCATTCTGGCTGTTGCCCTAACGCTCGAGGCTACGTTGCAATTAAAACTGCCGCTTAATTCATTAAATTACTACCTGTTGCTGTTTCTGGCGCCAACCATCTATTATACCTACGCTTACAATAAGGTTTCTACCAAACCATCAACAACTAATCCACGCAATCAATGGTATTTCGAGCATAAAACATTCATAAACTGGAGTCAGGCTGTGCTTTTTGTTATCTGTATGCTGTTGGCTATCAGCCTGCTCTGCAGAAACTTTCAGCATATTATGGGCTTGCCGATCAGTTATTGGATCGCAATATTAATCATCATCACTGCAGGAGGATTATACTACGGTTTACTGCCCAGGTCTTTTCTCAAATTTAATCTGCGCAATACAGGCTGGTTAAAGGCTTTTGTAATCGGTTTTGTGTGGGCCTGCTGTGCCAATGTGCTGCCGTTGATTATGCTTAAAATTGAAACTGGGGTAGGCTACCACGATTCTGTATTGTGGGCCTGGCTATTTATTAAAAATTGGATGTTCTGTACCGTAAACGCAATCATTTTCGATATTAAAGATTACCCGACCGATGCCAATAAACATTTAAGAACATTTGTAGTACGTTATGGCCTGCGCAGAACAATTTTCAGTATCCTGATTCCATTGCTGATTATCGGTTTAATTTCTTTAGGCATATTTGCCAATTACAAAGGTTTTGGATTGCCACAGGTGTTATTTAATGTGCTGCCTTTTATCCTGACCATTTACGTGGCCTATTCTATGCACCGAAGAAAAAACATTCTCTATTATTTAATGGTAATTGATGGACTTATTTTGTTTAAGGCGATATGCGGGATAATCGGAATGCAGTTTGTGCGATAGGGTTTAATTGTTTAAATCGGTTAACTGGTTAATCGGTGGTATGTCAATTAACCAATTTCAACAATTAAACAGTTAACCAATGAATAACAACTACGATAAAATTGCCGGTCATTACGATACTTTAAGTCGTTTGGTGTTTTTTAAATCGCAGGTTAATGCGCAGGTCAATCAACTTCCACATATCCAGGATAATAGCCATGTATTAATTGTTGGCGGTGGAACCGGGTGGATCCTGGAAGAGCTCTCGAAGATTTATACCGGATTAAAGATTGTTTATGTAGAAATATCTGCTAAAATGATCGCGCTTTCTCAAAAACGCAACTATAAAAATAATCACGTTGAATTTGTAAATATTGGTATTGAGGATTTTAAAACTGATGTAGTATTTGATGTAATTTTAACGCCTTTTCTGTTTGATAACTTTGCCGAACAACGTGCTGCAAAGGTTTTTGGACAGTTAACTGAACATTTAAAGAAGGATGGATTATGGTTCCTGGTCGATTTTTCGTTAAATAAAATCAATGGAAACTGGTGGAAATGGCTGTTGCTCAGGTCAATGTATGGCTTTTTTAAATTATTGGGTATAGTAGAAGCGCATCAGCTTATCGATATGAATCCTTACTTTTTCAAAGCCAATTACCTGATTGTTGAGGAACGGCTATATTATGGGAGCTTTATTAAGGCAACGATCTTCCGAAAAATAAAATGACATTTATTTAATGCAATTATGTTGCGTTTGTAAAGTCCTTTCTGATCTTTGTATTAAAAGATTTAGATATGGATTTTGATGTAATTATAATAGGAGGGAGTTATGCTGGTTTATCTGCCGCATTAACTTTGGGTAGGGCGACCAGAAACGTTTTGGTAATTGATGCTGGCTCGCCATGCAACAGACAAACCCCACATTCGCATAATTTTTTAACGCACGATGGGGATAAGCCTGCAGCTATTGCTAAAGCTGCTAAAGCAGAAGTGCTGAAATATCCGACAGTTAGATTTTTAGAGGGGAAAACCATTTCAGCCATACAAATAGATGGAGGTTTTAGCATTGGCGTAGAAAACGGCGAAAATTTTACTGCAAGGAAAATATTGTTGGCCACAGGATTAAAAGATGTACTGCCTGATATTAAAGGTTTGACTGAATGCTGGGCTATTTCTGCCATACATTGTCCTTATTGCCATGGTTACGAGGTGAAGAATGAGAAAATAGGCCTGCTAATGAATGGCGAGCATGCATTTGAAATGGCCAAAACCCTGAACCATTGGAATAAAGATTTAACGGTTTTAACCAATGGTAAATCGCAGCTAAGCGCCGAACAGACTGAAAAACTGAAATCCAAATCAATCACCATTATAGAAGATGGAGTTGTTGAACTGCTGCACAATAATGGATATCTCGAAGATGTTGTTTTTAAAAATGGTGAAAAAATAGCCTTAAAGGCGATATACCTCAAATCGGATGTTGAACAACATTGCAACTTCAACGAACAGCTCGGGTTTGAATTAACAGATTTAAAAACAATAAAAGTAGATGAGCAGCAGCAAAGCACTGCTAAAGGCGTTTATGCCGCAGGAGATTGTGCAACCTTGTTCAGGTCGCTATCTATCATTACAGCTGCAGGAACAATGGCTGCAGTGGTGATGAACAAGGAAATGATTTCTGAAGATTTTTGATTAACCATCGGAAATTTAAAATAAGATTGCGCCAACAATTGTTGCAATAAATATCGCTGCAATTACGATTCTATCGGCAGCAATCCATTGCGCTCTTGTAAGTGGTGTAACACTTTTTTTTGCGATCTCTGCTTTGTGCCTGGAAAGCCTGAAAACGGATGTGTCTAATTTAATAAGCATAGGAATGAGTTTAATAGGGTCAATTTTCTTAAGACAAATCCCAAGCCAAAACACAAGAAAAATGTTGAATTGTTAATAACTTATATTTTTTTGTTATTCCACTGATATTTATACGTTTATCAGTGCAATTAGTTGGGTAACCGCTGGATTAAGC from Flavobacterium sp. W4I14 includes these protein-coding regions:
- a CDS encoding putative enzyme related to lactoylglutathione lyase (product_source=COG3324; cath_funfam=1.25.40.150; cog=COG3324; pfam=PF00903; superfamily=54593), with translation MEEQKDNLTSPLDTTPKVTGIGGIFFFSGNPQETKDWYAKNLGFEMSAWGTSSFESRNLNNPDEIESLQWSPFKKGDEYFSPSKKDFMINYRVQNIEGLIEKLKENGVTIIDEIATYDYGKFIHIMDGEGNKIELWEPK
- a CDS encoding putative membrane protein (product_source=COG4327; cog=COG4327; transmembrane_helix_parts=Inside_1_4,TMhelix_5_27,Outside_28_36,TMhelix_37_59,Inside_60_79,TMhelix_80_99,Outside_100_108,TMhelix_109_131,Inside_132_143,TMhelix_144_166,Outside_167_178,TMhelix_179_201,Inside_202_220,TMhelix_221_243,Outside_244_247,TMhelix_248_270,Inside_271_276,TMhelix_277_299,Outside_300_303), giving the protein MFGKIIRFIFFGNYFVGILAVALTLEATLQLKLPLNSLNYYLLLFLAPTIYYTYAYNKVSTKPSTTNPRNQWYFEHKTFINWSQAVLFVICMLLAISLLCRNFQHIMGLPISYWIAILIIITAGGLYYGLLPRSFLKFNLRNTGWLKAFVIGFVWACCANVLPLIMLKIETGVGYHDSVLWAWLFIKNWMFCTVNAIIFDIKDYPTDANKHLRTFVVRYGLRRTIFSILIPLLIIGLISLGIFANYKGFGLPQVLFNVLPFILTIYVAYSMHRRKNILYYLMVIDGLILFKAICGIIGMQFVR
- a CDS encoding ubiquinone/menaquinone biosynthesis C-methylase UbiE (product_source=COG2226; cath_funfam=3.40.50.150; cog=COG2226; pfam=PF13649; superfamily=53335); the protein is MNNNYDKIAGHYDTLSRLVFFKSQVNAQVNQLPHIQDNSHVLIVGGGTGWILEELSKIYTGLKIVYVEISAKMIALSQKRNYKNNHVEFVNIGIEDFKTDVVFDVILTPFLFDNFAEQRAAKVFGQLTEHLKKDGLWFLVDFSLNKINGNWWKWLLLRSMYGFFKLLGIVEAHQLIDMNPYFFKANYLIVEERLYYGSFIKATIFRKIK
- a CDS encoding thioredoxin reductase (product_source=COG0492; cath_funfam=3.50.50.60; cog=COG0492; pfam=PF07992; superfamily=51905), coding for MDFDVIIIGGSYAGLSAALTLGRATRNVLVIDAGSPCNRQTPHSHNFLTHDGDKPAAIAKAAKAEVLKYPTVRFLEGKTISAIQIDGGFSIGVENGENFTARKILLATGLKDVLPDIKGLTECWAISAIHCPYCHGYEVKNEKIGLLMNGEHAFEMAKTLNHWNKDLTVLTNGKSQLSAEQTEKLKSKSITIIEDGVVELLHNNGYLEDVVFKNGEKIALKAIYLKSDVEQHCNFNEQLGFELTDLKTIKVDEQQQSTAKGVYAAGDCATLFRSLSIITAAGTMAAVVMNKEMISEDF
- a CDS encoding hypothetical protein (product_source=Hypo-rule applied; transmembrane_helix_parts=Outside_1_30,TMhelix_31_53,Inside_54_54) → MLIKLDTSVFRLSRHKAEIAKKSVTPLTRAQWIAADRIVIAAIFIATIVGAILF